In the genome of Porphyrobacter sp. ULC335, one region contains:
- a CDS encoding response regulator transcription factor has translation MILQVMARTILVVDDDPHIRQLLVFALGKAGLAAIEAGDGEEAVARIAADAPDLVILDINMPRMDGLEVCRRVRATSAVPILFLSSRDDEIDRVLGIELGGDDYVVKPFSPREVVARTQAILRRAAGGSPAPVAAGEAAIITHGCLSLDSDSWRASWDGAEVALTVTEFTMLKTLAARPGKVFTRDAIIDRLHGPGFAVTDRTIDSHIRNIRAKFASLGAGDTLIETRAGIGYALGPCTRA, from the coding sequence GTGATCTTGCAAGTCATGGCCCGCACCATCCTTGTCGTCGATGATGATCCGCACATCCGCCAGCTGCTCGTCTTCGCGCTGGGCAAGGCGGGGCTGGCGGCGATCGAGGCGGGTGACGGGGAGGAAGCGGTGGCGCGCATCGCCGCTGACGCGCCCGATCTGGTGATCCTCGATATCAATATGCCGCGCATGGACGGGCTGGAGGTGTGCCGCCGGGTGCGCGCCACCAGCGCCGTGCCGATCCTGTTCCTGTCATCACGCGATGACGAGATCGACCGGGTGCTGGGGATCGAGCTGGGGGGCGACGACTATGTCGTGAAGCCCTTCTCCCCGCGCGAGGTGGTCGCCCGCACGCAGGCGATCCTGCGCCGCGCTGCCGGTGGCTCGCCTGCGCCTGTGGCGGCGGGGGAGGCCGCGATCATCACTCACGGCTGCCTGAGCCTTGACAGCGATAGCTGGCGGGCCAGCTGGGACGGCGCGGAGGTGGCGCTGACCGTCACCGAGTTCACCATGCTCAAAACCCTCGCCGCGCGGCCGGGCAAGGTGTTCACCCGCGATGCGATCATCGACCGGCTGCACGGCCCTGGCTTTGCCGTGACCGACCGCACCATCGACAGCCACATCCGCAACATCCGCGCCAAATTCGCCAGCCTTGGCGCAGGCGACACGCTGATCGAGACCCGCGCCGGGATCGGCTACGCGCTCGGCCCCTGCACCCGCGCATGA
- a CDS encoding sensor histidine kinase, translated as MIAAAKEWLKARWPRLRLRSIVFATLFTVAALPGIAAMFLRVYENTLVRQTEAELVAQGAALAAAAAAQWPDAGPPAMPDPRDLRPEVPTIDLSSTPILAERPEPIAVNALPDPQAVAATLRLAPIAASTRQVTLSSIILLDRQGLIASLKNGQSLASLPEVRAALAGEPQTVLRRNGDYRATYDLEWLSRAAALRVHHARPIVVDGEVVGVLLLSRSARALFKGLYADRGKIALGIVAIFGLLIVMSGVLSRGIVRPIEALARASRALASGRQDFPEPPRTAASEIQDLYADFARMAEAIERRSRYLRDFAHAVSHEFKTPLSGIRGTLEILADHGETMAPDERRRFLANADADAARLTMLTARLLELARADLGGNDPSERADLADVLRRRADACGAGFEVAVNLPADLPPLALPEASLDAIAGALIDNSRQAGASRIAFSAQIGAGIMRVAVADNGPGIAEADRARVFEPFFTTRRATGGSGLGLPIVLSLVEAAGGSLRLEDAGEGARFALELPLAGRHHDIAARDPA; from the coding sequence ATGATCGCAGCGGCGAAGGAATGGCTGAAAGCGCGCTGGCCGCGCCTGCGGCTGCGCAGCATCGTCTTCGCCACGCTGTTCACCGTTGCCGCTCTGCCGGGGATCGCGGCGATGTTCCTGCGGGTCTACGAGAACACGCTGGTCCGCCAGACCGAGGCGGAACTCGTCGCACAAGGCGCGGCGCTGGCGGCGGCAGCGGCGGCACAGTGGCCGGACGCAGGGCCGCCAGCGATGCCCGATCCGCGCGATCTGCGGCCAGAGGTGCCGACTATCGATCTCAGCAGCACGCCGATCCTTGCCGAGCGGCCCGAACCAATCGCCGTCAACGCACTGCCCGATCCGCAAGCTGTGGCGGCGACGCTTCGGCTTGCGCCGATTGCCGCCAGCACACGTCAGGTGACGCTGTCCTCGATCATCCTGCTCGACAGGCAGGGGCTGATTGCTTCGTTAAAGAACGGACAAAGCCTCGCCAGCCTGCCCGAAGTCCGCGCCGCACTGGCGGGGGAGCCGCAGACCGTGCTGCGCCGCAATGGCGATTACCGCGCGACCTATGACCTCGAATGGCTCAGCCGTGCAGCGGCTTTGCGGGTACATCATGCGCGACCCATCGTGGTGGATGGCGAGGTGGTGGGCGTGCTGCTGCTGTCCCGCTCGGCCCGCGCGCTGTTCAAGGGGCTCTATGCCGACCGCGGCAAGATCGCGCTGGGGATCGTGGCGATCTTTGGCCTGCTGATCGTGATGAGCGGGGTGCTGTCGCGCGGGATCGTGCGCCCCATCGAGGCGCTGGCGCGGGCGAGCCGGGCTCTGGCATCGGGGCGGCAGGACTTTCCCGAACCGCCGCGCACCGCTGCCAGCGAGATTCAGGACCTCTACGCCGACTTCGCGCGCATGGCCGAGGCGATCGAGCGCCGTTCGCGTTATCTGCGCGATTTCGCCCATGCGGTGAGCCACGAGTTCAAGACCCCGCTGTCGGGCATTCGCGGGACGCTGGAGATTCTGGCCGACCACGGCGAGACCATGGCACCCGACGAGCGCCGCCGCTTTCTCGCCAATGCCGATGCCGATGCGGCGCGGCTGACGATGCTGACCGCGCGCCTGCTGGAACTGGCGCGCGCCGATCTGGGGGGCAATGACCCCAGTGAGCGCGCCGACCTGGCAGACGTGCTGCGGCGGCGCGCCGATGCCTGCGGGGCGGGGTTCGAAGTTGCGGTCAATCTGCCCGCCGACCTGCCGCCGCTGGCGCTTCCCGAAGCCTCGCTTGATGCGATTGCCGGGGCGCTGATCGACAACAGCCGGCAGGCGGGGGCAAGCCGCATCGCGTTCTCGGCACAGATAGGGGCGGGGATTATGCGGGTCGCGGTGGCGGATAACGGCCCCGGCATCGCCGAAGCCGACCGCGCGCGGGTGTTCGAACCTTTCTTCACCACCCGCCGCGCCACCGGGGGAAGCGGGCTGGGCCTGCCGATCGTGCTGTCGCTGGTCGAAGCGGCAGGCGGAAGCCTGCGGCTTGAGGACGCAGGAGAGGGCGCGCGCTTCGCTCTCGAACTGCCGTTAGCCGGCCGTCACCATGACATAGCGGCGCGCGACCCAGCCTGA